One window of the uncultured Bacteroides sp. genome contains the following:
- a CDS encoding DUF4465 domain-containing protein, translated as MRFFKFSLLLWSILLPFCNAFAQQRNAFDAASNVYYLKAGDGHEDITVSDEITFKCVASGNIPSFRDAGVCFSPGKAGDIIQISIDDIDLDGSSNYLLLYNGYAKTGYPMPDGWISKLGKTLAGQTFLSQSADGKLTFGFHSSSSNSQKGWTIRVKSVTPTNMEYVSTSSSLSSAVVNRGGRNQVLLDINVETSGVNNPQIISNFNFSNSIPANTIQSLKLYSGNELISEVKNCDAIISIPASLALKSGTNHFQLKADILPDAVCGTSLSVSLTGLTVGGEVKTGIPALTEYAKVSSDIFIQSEPLTYTIGDSMNFYDDGGKTGKISANFNGTITFVPASSGKKIKIDFSKLEIFNTSSVGYNDVFNFYNGKIADESKLNTTLLKEAETVKSTSDDGALTITMKSTTGVPANGWEAIVSEFVPRDMSFAEVSSTVSTKTIVAAGNTNEPLLIFNVKTNNTLNPLKLQSVKIESAGTSVTENIKKARVYYLGKTGNFSTTNIVGETDPLSGEFTIAGEQELVEGNNYFALTYDIAENSLNTNMVAAVLKSITLSGVEQTMNNQQKSTLTVTNAFKAEPGTYNKTVYDEWVYTDQKSPYNPAYYNYDNADCQVTFTPAADKGVAEIEFSAFDVYYSNSTAGTKAVFEVYSGNKPDTANLLWKLNDNAQSKVGPGKKLRSTATDGSLTVKFNANTTSAYYAGTGWNAKVRPFVDHKMVVDSIVAFQNNTSNIAPGSSNQEIVGFEITTNGTLNPLTLESVKLNLKNSLPSVSKVNVLYSGAEKNFASAVPVGTLSAPDANETNISASQLLPEGKSYFWISYDIKDEVENNQAIDVEVISIILNGQNQPVDKGDPNGQRLTKNEVLLASGDNGQITLYKSRLFYDNGGADNSYNLSFDGQITFLPSKLGDVVKMEFNKFNTYFSHYMYIYAGKEVSADKLLAKVSGSNLPAQVLSNTEDGALTIRFVSTSSGSTNAGWEAEVSSYTPQAHFVETIITSQVGESTIMRGSEKTPIQRIVLKIGGDKGNVTINNLTFNKGTTTSLSNITRTLLYYTGKSSGFIANNLLGENNSSTEQISFDLSGLSLTDAGEYNFWLACNVDKNTPAGNKIGATLSNVTVDNTQISSIVTATAVERTVKSGFSGNHLIGKSTSADYSGFGAAIQAMKDGIEGPVIFKVESGTYPENVLLKYIPGTSATNSITFTSLSGNNDDVIISGSGYSEPAYGSTKYGMFCVDSTSYVTVENISFTPTNQAYPYNVHIRNVSRNFTMRNCMLTANLITSGYTGMNQFYMEPLNVDGGNNDYATIEGNTITGGYIGLYMGGTSYVALTKETGAIIRNNHLVNQASKGIYLLDECNGVITKNIISSATTQKTDYQAIDIFRCKEATVVQNNKISISQAYYSKGINLRNEFAGTVEKPALVYNNAISIINSPNTSTYGIAITDNCSNIQLYHNTVLLSGNGGYTLGITGTNETMKNMVFQNNLLQNKTTSNIYFFNKESQLKAFSFKNNAYLLTGTSFSNKWGADLNAWITTANELNGIAETAGFVSETDLHLTAAGRLNSALPVDFITLDADDKTRSTITPTIGAYEYEAIVEATPEMEIGYPKIKNITHNSVDLTVKYNQSGKFYQLIQKSDAEVPTVAKLLEQTPQNINKAEELTTNVIALNQATSYKAYCVMVSALNKESIVTATDVFTTAKEVVPLSVVLPSEWGRTESGTNVALFPQVTGGVYPYRYSWKNDLNEIISTDSVLTVQPSVLSHYTLTVVDASLKDSTLSTVIYVNGTQKVADFENLYLENDSYWQGPAGNTSDNMESKFYSGSFSFSNTYSPDLNYWGGYSYSSQTSTSFDPANSLMQQFRSVVGHGALNSANYAVVYTMGARTDIYVTNNTSGDVIPGVYLTNAAYTYNSIINGDSFMGTPFGEGDWFKIKFTGTKADGSKTEKEIYLADYRSANAAERFVVTDWKWYNLSSLGAVTKVRISIDSSRKNNFGLTIPAYFCMDSFGATDATIGLQDDQIMSAGEIKVYPNPFTEWIIVKSDKNQIMKLFNISGQCLINTSITSGENRIDVQSLSKGTYIVQCGNKTVKIVK; from the coding sequence ATGAGATTTTTTAAGTTCTCTTTATTACTATGGAGCATTCTACTTCCATTTTGTAATGCGTTTGCTCAGCAACGGAATGCATTTGACGCTGCTTCAAACGTTTATTACCTGAAAGCCGGGGATGGTCATGAAGACATCACTGTCTCTGATGAAATTACATTTAAATGCGTTGCTTCAGGAAATATTCCTTCCTTTAGAGATGCCGGTGTCTGTTTCTCTCCGGGCAAAGCAGGAGATATTATTCAAATTAGTATTGATGATATTGATCTTGATGGTAGTTCTAATTATCTATTGCTTTATAACGGTTATGCTAAAACTGGATATCCAATGCCAGATGGATGGATTAGCAAACTTGGTAAAACACTTGCCGGTCAAACGTTTCTTTCACAGTCGGCAGACGGAAAACTTACATTTGGTTTTCATAGCTCAAGCTCCAACAGTCAAAAAGGATGGACAATCAGGGTGAAGAGTGTAACTCCAACTAATATGGAGTATGTATCTACCAGTTCATCATTGAGCTCTGCAGTAGTAAACAGGGGAGGGCGAAACCAAGTATTACTTGATATAAATGTTGAAACATCAGGAGTAAATAATCCACAAATAATAAGTAATTTTAATTTTAGCAACTCCATTCCTGCCAATACAATTCAGTCATTGAAACTTTATTCTGGTAATGAGCTAATTAGTGAAGTGAAAAATTGCGATGCTATTATTTCCATACCTGCATCATTAGCACTGAAAAGCGGAACAAATCATTTTCAACTCAAAGCAGATATATTGCCCGATGCAGTTTGTGGAACATCTCTTTCAGTTAGTCTTACCGGGTTAACCGTTGGTGGTGAGGTAAAAACGGGAATTCCGGCACTTACAGAATATGCTAAAGTATCATCAGATATTTTTATCCAGAGTGAACCGCTTACATATACCATTGGCGATTCTATGAATTTCTATGACGATGGAGGTAAAACAGGCAAGATTTCTGCCAACTTTAATGGAACAATTACTTTTGTGCCAGCTTCTTCTGGTAAAAAAATTAAAATAGATTTCTCAAAACTGGAGATATTCAATACGTCGAGTGTAGGGTACAATGATGTTTTTAATTTTTATAACGGTAAAATAGCCGATGAAAGTAAATTGAACACAACATTGCTTAAGGAAGCAGAAACGGTAAAATCAACTTCTGATGACGGTGCATTAACTATAACAATGAAAAGTACAACCGGAGTGCCGGCTAATGGTTGGGAGGCTATTGTCTCTGAATTTGTACCGAGAGATATGAGTTTCGCTGAAGTGTCCAGTACTGTTTCAACTAAAACTATCGTTGCTGCCGGAAATACTAATGAACCGTTGCTTATTTTTAATGTAAAAACAAACAATACGCTTAATCCTCTAAAACTGCAATCGGTCAAGATAGAGTCGGCAGGAACCTCAGTAACTGAAAATATTAAAAAAGCCAGAGTCTATTACCTTGGAAAGACCGGCAACTTCTCAACAACTAATATTGTGGGTGAAACAGATCCTTTATCCGGTGAGTTTACAATAGCTGGAGAACAAGAACTGGTGGAAGGAAATAACTACTTTGCTCTGACTTATGATATTGCTGAAAACAGTCTAAATACAAATATGGTGGCTGCTGTCTTAAAATCTATAACGCTTTCTGGTGTTGAACAGACGATGAACAATCAGCAAAAATCCACCCTTACGGTAACTAATGCTTTTAAAGCAGAACCAGGAACTTATAATAAAACAGTTTATGATGAGTGGGTATATACCGATCAGAAAAGTCCTTATAATCCTGCATATTATAATTATGATAATGCCGATTGCCAAGTAACCTTTACCCCTGCAGCAGATAAAGGTGTAGCAGAAATAGAATTTAGTGCATTCGATGTCTATTATTCTAATTCAACAGCTGGAACAAAAGCTGTTTTTGAAGTTTACAGTGGAAATAAGCCTGATACAGCAAACCTTCTTTGGAAGCTGAATGATAACGCTCAAAGTAAAGTTGGCCCGGGTAAAAAACTTCGTTCAACAGCTACTGATGGCTCTCTCACAGTAAAATTCAATGCCAACACAACGTCTGCTTATTATGCAGGAACAGGCTGGAATGCTAAAGTTCGCCCGTTTGTAGATCATAAAATGGTTGTAGATAGCATTGTTGCTTTTCAGAATAATACATCTAACATTGCTCCGGGCAGTTCAAACCAAGAAATTGTAGGATTTGAAATAACTACCAATGGCACATTAAATCCGCTTACACTGGAAAGTGTTAAACTGAACCTGAAGAATTCTTTACCGTCGGTCAGCAAAGTGAATGTGCTTTACTCTGGTGCAGAAAAGAATTTTGCCAGTGCCGTTCCTGTTGGTACTTTGTCGGCTCCAGATGCTAATGAAACAAATATCTCTGCCAGTCAGCTATTACCCGAAGGTAAATCTTATTTCTGGATAAGTTACGATATTAAAGATGAAGTGGAAAATAATCAGGCTATAGATGTGGAAGTTATTTCTATAATCCTTAATGGACAAAATCAGCCTGTAGATAAAGGAGATCCTAACGGACAGCGACTTACTAAAAATGAAGTCCTGCTTGCTAGTGGAGATAACGGACAGATTACATTATACAAGTCTCGTTTATTCTACGATAACGGAGGTGCAGATAATTCTTACAACCTAAGCTTTGACGGACAGATTACTTTTCTTCCTTCTAAACTTGGCGATGTTGTAAAAATGGAGTTTAATAAATTCAATACCTATTTTAGTCACTACATGTATATTTATGCCGGGAAAGAGGTCAGTGCTGATAAGCTATTGGCAAAAGTATCAGGCAGTAATCTGCCGGCACAGGTTTTATCAAATACAGAAGACGGTGCATTGACTATTCGTTTTGTCTCCACCTCATCAGGTTCTACTAATGCCGGCTGGGAAGCAGAAGTTTCATCATATACTCCTCAGGCTCATTTTGTTGAAACCATAATAACTTCCCAAGTAGGAGAATCAACCATCATGAGAGGCTCAGAAAAAACGCCGATACAAAGAATAGTGCTTAAAATTGGTGGCGACAAAGGGAATGTTACAATAAACAATCTGACCTTTAATAAAGGTACTACAACCAGTTTATCCAACATAACCCGAACATTGCTTTACTATACCGGAAAATCAAGTGGCTTCATAGCCAATAATCTACTAGGTGAGAATAATAGCTCAACAGAACAAATCAGTTTTGATTTATCCGGTCTTTCTCTTACCGATGCAGGTGAATACAATTTCTGGCTTGCCTGCAATGTGGATAAGAATACACCAGCTGGCAACAAAATTGGTGCAACTCTGTCAAATGTTACAGTTGACAATACTCAAATATCATCAATTGTAACCGCCACAGCAGTGGAACGTACTGTAAAAAGCGGCTTTTCAGGGAATCATCTCATTGGAAAATCGACATCGGCTGATTATTCCGGGTTTGGTGCAGCTATTCAAGCTATGAAAGATGGAATAGAGGGGCCTGTAATCTTTAAAGTAGAAAGCGGAACCTATCCTGAAAATGTATTATTGAAATATATTCCAGGAACTTCAGCTACAAATTCAATTACGTTTACTTCACTTTCAGGAAACAACGACGATGTTATTATCAGCGGTTCCGGTTATTCTGAACCTGCTTATGGTAGTACAAAATACGGAATGTTCTGTGTTGACAGTACCTCGTATGTTACTGTTGAGAATATAAGTTTTACTCCCACGAATCAGGCTTATCCTTATAATGTGCACATTCGTAATGTTTCACGAAACTTCACAATGCGTAACTGTATGCTTACAGCTAATCTTATTACGAGCGGATACACCGGAATGAATCAGTTTTATATGGAGCCACTCAATGTTGATGGCGGTAATAATGATTATGCAACTATTGAAGGAAATACTATAACTGGTGGATATATTGGATTGTATATGGGAGGTACAAGCTATGTGGCATTAACAAAAGAAACCGGTGCCATCATTCGTAATAATCACCTTGTAAACCAGGCCTCCAAAGGAATTTACCTGCTCGATGAATGCAATGGTGTGATAACAAAAAACATAATAAGCAGTGCTACTACTCAGAAAACTGATTATCAGGCAATAGATATCTTCAGATGCAAGGAAGCCACAGTTGTACAAAACAATAAAATCAGCATTTCGCAGGCCTACTATTCCAAAGGTATTAATCTTAGAAACGAATTTGCCGGAACTGTAGAAAAACCTGCATTAGTTTACAATAATGCAATTTCAATAATTAATTCACCAAATACTTCAACTTATGGTATTGCGATAACCGATAATTGTTCTAACATCCAGCTCTATCATAACACAGTACTATTAAGTGGAAACGGAGGATATACATTGGGGATTACCGGTACCAATGAAACAATGAAAAACATGGTGTTTCAAAATAATCTGTTGCAGAATAAAACAACTTCGAACATTTATTTCTTTAATAAAGAATCACAGCTCAAGGCATTTTCATTCAAGAATAATGCTTATCTGCTCACAGGAACCTCATTCTCAAACAAATGGGGAGCCGATTTAAATGCATGGATCACTACAGCCAATGAATTAAATGGAATAGCAGAAACGGCTGGGTTTGTAAGTGAAACCGATCTGCATCTCACTGCAGCAGGGAGGTTAAACTCTGCTTTACCTGTAGATTTTATAACTCTTGATGCTGATGATAAAACACGTAGCACAATCACTCCAACCATCGGAGCTTATGAGTATGAAGCAATTGTTGAGGCTACACCTGAAATGGAAATCGGATATCCAAAAATTAAAAACATCACTCATAATAGTGTAGATCTTACAGTGAAGTATAATCAGTCTGGAAAGTTCTACCAGTTAATTCAAAAATCAGATGCAGAAGTACCAACTGTTGCAAAACTGCTTGAACAGACACCTCAGAATATCAATAAAGCAGAAGAACTGACCACAAACGTCATCGCATTAAATCAGGCAACCAGTTACAAAGCTTATTGTGTAATGGTTAGTGCTTTAAATAAAGAATCAATTGTAACAGCAACCGATGTGTTTACTACAGCAAAAGAGGTTGTGCCATTAAGTGTAGTTCTACCCAGTGAATGGGGACGCACAGAATCCGGAACAAATGTTGCGCTTTTTCCGCAGGTAACCGGTGGTGTTTATCCATACCGTTATTCATGGAAGAATGACCTAAATGAAATAATCAGTACAGATTCTGTATTAACCGTTCAGCCTTCCGTGCTTTCACATTACACACTTACGGTTGTAGATGCCAGCTTAAAAGACAGTACCCTAAGTACTGTTATTTATGTGAACGGAACTCAGAAAGTAGCCGATTTTGAAAATCTATATCTTGAAAATGATAGTTATTGGCAAGGACCTGCAGGTAATACATCCGATAATATGGAAAGTAAATTCTATAGTGGTTCTTTCTCATTCAGCAACACTTATTCTCCCGACTTAAATTACTGGGGAGGATACTCTTATTCAAGTCAAACATCAACAAGTTTTGATCCGGCTAATTCTTTGATGCAGCAATTCCGCTCAGTGGTAGGACATGGAGCTCTAAACAGTGCCAATTATGCCGTTGTTTATACCATGGGCGCAAGAACAGATATTTATGTAACCAATAATACTAGTGGCGATGTAATTCCTGGAGTGTATCTTACAAATGCTGCATATACTTACAATAGCATTATTAATGGAGATAGCTTTATGGGTACTCCATTCGGAGAAGGCGACTGGTTTAAAATTAAATTTACCGGAACCAAAGCAGACGGTTCAAAAACAGAAAAAGAGATTTATCTGGCCGACTATCGTTCTGCCAACGCAGCTGAACGATTTGTGGTAACCGATTGGAAATGGTACAATTTAAGTTCTTTGGGTGCAGTTACCAAAGTTCGTATATCAATTGATAGTTCCCGCAAAAATAACTTCGGTCTCACTATTCCTGCTTATTTCTGTATGGATAGTTTTGGGGCAACAGATGCAACAATTGGATTACAGGACGATCAGATCATGTCTGCAGGAGAAATCAAAGTTTATCCAAATCCATTTACCGAATGGATTATTGTTAAATCAGATAAAAACCAGATAATGAAGTTGTTTAATATTTCCGGTCAGTGCCTGATAAATACAAGTATAACCAGCGGTGAAAACCGGATTGATGTGCAATCTTTATCAAAGGGTACTTATATAGTACAATGTGGTAATAAGACTGTGAAAATAGTTAAGTAA
- a CDS encoding polysaccharide lyase — translation MKKYVLSVALVSALLTAQQVRAQYPAVPDSIKKRSDAMMKEAEERSDAAWQKALPVINEEAKHGRPYIDWAARPTDIPQAKIPAFPGAMGGGEFSFGGRGGKVITVTSLADSGPGTLREACETGGARIVVFNVAGIIHLKTPLIIRAPYITIAGQTAPGDGVCIAGETVWANTHDVVVRHMRFRRGATDVGRRDDGFGGNPIGNIMIDHCSCSWGLDENISFYRHMFDPKNGRQEDKLPTVNVTIQNTISAQGLDTYNHAFGSTIGGENCSFMRNLWANNTGRNPSIGWNGIFNFANNVIYNWVHRTVDGGDYTALYNIINNYYKPGPATPKDALVGHRIIEPQSAGRSKLDHARFGRLYVVGNIMEGYDQITKDNWNGGVQLRDLKGVEISKEDAEKNYFPQMKVDEPFTMPQFPIMPAQEAYNYVLDNAGANFPKRDIVDEHIINQVRTGEVYYDKKADSKTYYQFKYRRQKPDSYKQGIITDISQVGGYPQYKGKPYKDSDGDGMPDAWEIKYGLNPHDASDANGDLSGDGYTNIEKYINGIDPTKKVDWKDAKNNHDTLVGKKSLL, via the coding sequence ATGAAAAAATATGTATTAAGTGTTGCGCTGGTATCAGCATTGCTGACAGCACAACAAGTCAGGGCGCAGTATCCTGCAGTGCCCGACAGCATTAAGAAAAGATCAGACGCAATGATGAAAGAAGCTGAAGAGCGTTCTGATGCCGCCTGGCAAAAGGCTTTGCCTGTTATTAATGAAGAAGCCAAACACGGAAGGCCTTACATTGATTGGGCTGCTCGCCCTACAGACATTCCGCAGGCTAAGATTCCTGCATTCCCAGGTGCAATGGGAGGTGGTGAATTCTCTTTCGGTGGTCGTGGCGGTAAAGTTATAACTGTTACCAGTCTGGCCGATAGCGGTCCGGGTACATTGCGTGAAGCTTGTGAAACAGGTGGTGCACGTATTGTGGTATTCAATGTTGCCGGTATTATCCATCTTAAGACTCCGCTGATTATCCGTGCTCCTTATATTACTATTGCTGGTCAGACAGCTCCGGGTGATGGTGTTTGTATTGCCGGTGAAACAGTTTGGGCAAATACTCACGATGTTGTGGTACGTCACATGCGTTTCCGTCGTGGAGCTACTGATGTAGGTCGTCGTGATGATGGCTTTGGTGGTAATCCAATCGGAAACATTATGATTGACCACTGTTCATGTTCATGGGGACTTGATGAGAACATCTCATTCTATCGCCACATGTTCGATCCGAAGAATGGTCGTCAGGAAGATAAACTTCCTACAGTAAACGTAACTATCCAGAACACAATCTCGGCTCAGGGACTTGATACTTACAATCACGCCTTTGGTAGTACAATTGGTGGTGAGAACTGTTCTTTCATGAGAAACCTGTGGGCTAACAATACCGGTCGTAACCCGTCAATTGGCTGGAACGGTATCTTCAACTTTGCCAATAACGTTATTTATAACTGGGTGCACCGCACTGTTGACGGAGGCGACTATACTGCACTGTATAATATCATAAACAACTATTATAAACCAGGACCGGCTACTCCGAAAGATGCTCTTGTTGGTCATCGTATCATTGAACCACAGTCGGCAGGACGCAGTAAGCTTGATCATGCCAGATTTGGAAGACTTTATGTAGTTGGAAATATCATGGAAGGATATGATCAGATTACTAAAGACAACTGGAATGGTGGTGTACAATTAAGAGATTTGAAGGGTGTTGAAATCAGCAAAGAAGATGCGGAAAAGAATTATTTCCCACAGATGAAGGTTGATGAACCTTTCACTATGCCTCAGTTCCCTATCATGCCAGCTCAGGAAGCTTACAACTATGTTCTTGATAATGCAGGAGCTAATTTCCCAAAAAGAGATATAGTTGACGAGCATATCATTAATCAGGTGCGTACAGGCGAAGTTTATTATGATAAGAAAGCAGATTCTAAAACATACTATCAGTTTAAATATCGCCGACAAAAACCAGACTCCTACAAGCAAGGTATTATTACCGATATAAGTCAGGTTGGCGGTTATCCTCAATACAAAGGTAAACCTTACAAAGACAGTGATGGCGATGGTATGCCAGATGCATGGGAAATCAAGTACGGATTGAATCCTCACGATGCTTCCGATGCTAACGGCGACTTGAGTGGTGACGGCTATACAAACATTGAAAAATACATCAATGGCATTGACCCAACTAAGAAAGTTGACTGGAAAGATGCTAAAAACAACCACGATACATTGGTTGGCAAGAAGAGTCTTTTATAG
- the rpsQ gene encoding 30S ribosomal protein S17, with product MNQRNFRKERIGIVVSNKMNKTIIVVNNRKIKHHIYKKFTNKITKYYVHDETNMSNEGDIVRIMETRPLSKNKRWRLVETIVKAK from the coding sequence CTGAATCAAAGAAACTTTCGTAAAGAACGAATAGGTATTGTCGTTAGCAATAAAATGAATAAAACGATCATTGTTGTTAATAATCGAAAAATCAAACATCATATTTATAAAAAATTTACTAACAAAATAACAAAGTACTATGTACATGACGAGACAAATATGTCTAATGAAGGGGATATTGTTAGAATAATGGAAACAAGACCACTGAGTAAGAATAAAAGATGGAGATTAGTCGAAACAATTGTAAAAGCAAAATAA
- a CDS encoding Cthe_2314 family HEPN domain-containing protein encodes MVTFEDRIESSEFVKTLLKRTIKIYSDHLGLYTTPETRPSVPFEEYGANSSEKKLKIIFRRYQIVSDHFKKIELCKKLISSETALDYCIENNITEIEYYQYHYETFVTTTISLLDLLAGLGNEVYNLGLKKTKCNPTNFNKFSKSKSRKSALILKSFEKYLSQLKKERNIIIHSGGYESEKIESINSKIINNELIQMDSILLDWFSQQKKEKIELLADSIDTAINKYSEFVLCFFESMNEELKKI; translated from the coding sequence ATGGTAACATTTGAAGACAGAATTGAAAGTTCAGAGTTTGTAAAAACTTTGCTAAAAAGAACAATAAAAATATATAGTGACCACCTTGGCCTTTATACCACTCCAGAAACTAGACCAAGTGTTCCATTTGAAGAATATGGAGCCAATTCGAGTGAGAAAAAATTAAAAATAATATTCCGTCGTTATCAAATAGTTTCAGATCATTTTAAAAAGATAGAATTATGTAAAAAATTAATTAGTTCAGAAACAGCTTTAGATTACTGTATAGAAAACAATATAACAGAAATAGAATATTACCAATATCATTATGAGACGTTTGTAACAACAACAATTTCATTATTAGATTTATTAGCAGGTCTTGGAAATGAAGTATACAATCTTGGTCTAAAAAAGACAAAATGTAATCCCACAAACTTTAATAAATTCTCTAAAAGTAAAAGCAGAAAAAGTGCTCTTATTCTAAAAAGCTTTGAGAAATATTTAAGCCAGCTTAAAAAAGAAAGAAACATTATCATTCATTCTGGAGGCTATGAAAGCGAAAAGATAGAATCAATCAACTCAAAAATCATCAACAACGAACTAATTCAGATGGATAGCATCTTACTTGACTGGTTTTCTCAACAAAAGAAAGAAAAAATAGAACTTTTAGCTGATTCAATAGATACTGCAATAAATAAATACTCTGAATTTGTACTTTGCTTTTTTGAATCAATGAATGAAGAGCTAAAAAAAATATAG
- a CDS encoding DMT family transporter — protein MQYFGEILSLGVAISWTATALFAEVACKRIGSLQLNLIRMFLSLFFLGVTLWCFTGAPYPLYADSKTWFWLSLSGFVGYVLGDYCLFNSYVLIGSRFGQLFMTLAPPAAAISGWMILGEKLSLHAWIGMMVTLCGIGMSVLSKGTSHKLGLKLPLKGVLLGIGAGIGQGVGLVLSKVGMNYYKMSVPATDINHFMTLLPFASTYIRAITGMLGYFVMMWLRKELYTMPIAFRNGKGMNAALWATMFGPFIGVSVSLMAVQYTEAGIASTLMALTPIFILWPSHLIFKQKVTIREVIGAIISVLGVSLFFI, from the coding sequence ATGCAATATTTTGGCGAAATACTCTCTCTAGGTGTGGCTATTTCCTGGACTGCTACTGCTCTTTTTGCAGAAGTGGCTTGTAAGCGGATCGGTTCTTTGCAGCTGAATTTAATCCGAATGTTTCTTTCCTTGTTTTTTCTGGGCGTAACTTTGTGGTGCTTTACCGGTGCTCCTTATCCTTTATATGCTGATTCAAAGACCTGGTTCTGGTTATCACTTTCGGGTTTTGTGGGTTATGTGCTGGGAGATTATTGCTTGTTCAACTCTTACGTGCTTATTGGTTCCCGTTTCGGACAGTTGTTTATGACACTTGCTCCTCCGGCTGCTGCCATATCTGGCTGGATGATATTGGGTGAGAAGCTTTCTTTGCATGCATGGATAGGGATGATGGTTACTTTGTGTGGTATTGGAATGTCGGTTCTCAGCAAAGGAACTTCACATAAACTGGGATTGAAATTACCTTTAAAAGGTGTTCTTTTGGGAATAGGGGCAGGAATAGGGCAGGGTGTAGGACTTGTGCTTAGTAAGGTGGGGATGAACTATTATAAAATGTCAGTTCCTGCAACAGATATAAACCATTTTATGACTCTGCTGCCGTTTGCTTCAACTTATATTCGTGCTATAACCGGTATGCTGGGATACTTTGTTATGATGTGGCTCCGGAAGGAATTATATACAATGCCTATCGCGTTTCGTAATGGCAAAGGGATGAACGCAGCTTTGTGGGCTACCATGTTTGGTCCGTTTATTGGGGTATCTGTATCTTTGATGGCTGTTCAGTATACCGAAGCGGGTATTGCATCTACGTTAATGGCACTTACACCAATCTTTATACTATGGCCTTCACATCTTATCTTTAAACAGAAGGTCACAATAAGAGAAGTTATCGGAGCCATAATAAGTGTACTGGGTGTATCGCTGTTCTTTATTTAA
- the rsgA gene encoding ribosome small subunit-dependent GTPase A — MKLQDLGYNDIHEVYRQSNNLNDFTIGRVIAEHKERYIVRTENKELDAEITGNLRFSATSREDFPAVGDWVALTVYEPEFCIIHKVFPRFSTISRQDIVHSSEIQIIATNVDYAFLVQSVDRDFNINRLERYLTICYSAKVKPIIVLTKTDLISSETLAEIKSTINQRIKSIPVIAISNATHEGVNELTQLIEKGKTYCILGSSGVGKSSLANNLMGENIMQTNTISTSTNKGRHVTTHRELIILDNGGILIDNPGMREVGVTNVGEGLGMTFDSIYEYAIKCKYRDCTHTNEKNCAVIQAVEDGLIDKNSYANYLKINKEKEFFESSVAERRKKDKEFGKMLKNYNKNKT, encoded by the coding sequence ATGAAATTACAGGATTTAGGATATAATGATATACACGAAGTATATAGACAAAGTAATAATCTGAACGATTTTACTATTGGGCGTGTTATTGCCGAACATAAAGAAAGATACATTGTTCGCACTGAAAATAAGGAGCTTGATGCTGAAATAACCGGGAATTTAAGATTCTCGGCTACAAGCCGTGAAGATTTCCCGGCAGTTGGCGATTGGGTAGCATTAACAGTTTATGAACCTGAATTCTGTATTATTCATAAAGTCTTTCCTCGTTTCTCAACTATTTCAAGACAGGATATTGTTCACTCGAGTGAAATTCAGATCATTGCAACCAATGTTGACTATGCATTTTTAGTTCAGTCTGTAGATCGCGATTTTAATATCAACCGATTAGAGCGTTATCTGACTATCTGTTATTCAGCCAAAGTAAAGCCAATTATTGTTCTCACCAAAACAGATTTGATAAGCTCAGAAACTCTTGCAGAAATAAAGAGCACTATCAATCAACGAATAAAATCTATTCCAGTGATAGCTATAAGCAACGCTACTCATGAAGGTGTAAATGAATTAACACAACTAATTGAAAAGGGAAAGACCTATTGCATACTTGGCTCTTCAGGGGTTGGAAAATCTTCTTTGGCCAATAATCTGATGGGAGAAAATATTATGCAAACCAATACCATCAGCACCAGTACAAATAAAGGAAGACATGTTACCACCCATCGTGAACTGATAATACTTGATAACGGAGGTATATTAATAGATAATCCTGGCATGCGCGAAGTGGGCGTTACAAATGTGGGCGAAGGTTTAGGGATGACTTTTGATAGCATCTATGAATACGCCATCAAATGTAAGTATAGAGATTGCACGCATACTAATGAAAAGAATTGTGCTGTGATTCAGGCAGTGGAGGATGGTCTGATTGATAAGAATTCGTATGCAAACTATCTAAAAATAAACAAAGAAAAAGAGTTTTTTGAGTCTTCGGTAGCCGAACGTCGGAAGAAAGACAAGGAGTTTGGTAAGATGCTGAAGAACTATAATAAAAACAAAACTTAA